GAAACGTTGGTGACCCTGGCGATGGGCAGATGCTCGCTGGCGCCGGCGGAAGCCTTGGCGACGGTGCCGGTGACGCCCACGGCGCGGCGCTCAGGGATGACGATGCCGTCGGCGCCGGCGGCGTCGGCGGTGCGGATGATGGCGCCGAGATTGTGCGGGTCTTCGACGCCGTCGAGGACGATGAGGAAAGCGTGCGCGCCGCGGCGGTGGGCCAGCAGGTCATCAAGGTCGCCGTACTGCTTGGCGGCGGCGACCGCCACCACGCCCTGGTGGGCGGCGCGGTTGGCCAGCCGGTCGAGGTCCTGGCGGGAGACGAATCGCACAGGCACGCGCGACTCGCGGCAGTCGTCCACGATGCGCTGCAGCTTGGCGTCGTGGCGCTCGCGCGAGATGGCGACGTACTCGAAGGCGCGGCCGCGCGATTTCAGCGCTTCGGCGACGGCGTGAATGCCGTAGATGACGTCCATCGGGAACAGTGTAACAACTTCGATTCCGCGGATTCACCCACATCGAAACCATTT
The window above is part of the Terriglobia bacterium genome. Proteins encoded here:
- the rlmB gene encoding 23S rRNA (guanosine(2251)-2'-O)-methyltransferase RlmB, which encodes MDVIYGIHAVAEALKSRGRAFEYVAISRERHDAKLQRIVDDCRESRVPVRFVSRQDLDRLANRAAHQGVVAVAAAKQYGDLDDLLAHRRGAHAFLIVLDGVEDPHNLGAIIRTADAAGADGIVIPERRAVGVTGTVAKASAGASEHLPIARVTNVSRAVEELKKQNIWTVGLDERGTQPYDQLDYKMDCALVLGAEGKGLHEQVRKHCDLVVSIPMLGQVPSLNVSVAAAVVMYEIARQRRAGNKK